The Chryseobacterium phocaeense genome includes the window ATAATAGGGATATTTTAGAGTGGAAATTAACAGTAGCAGTCAGTTCCGGTATATTATATATGAAAATTGTATAAAAATAGCAAAACGAAAAAGCCTTAAACAATTAAGTTTAAGACTTTTATAAATTTGCAGAGAGGAAGGGATTCGAACCCTCGATACAGTTACCCGTATACTACCTTTCCAGGGTAGCTCCTTCAACCACTCGGACACCTCTCTATTTGAGATTGCAAAAATAAGGTAATTTCTGGAATCTGCAAATTATTATTGAAAAATTACTCAGTTATTTCTCCACAAAGGCTTCTGCTGAAGTTATCCGCGAAAGTTCCCTCATAATTTGGATTGTCAATCAGGTGCATGGCTTTGGTGATTGCGCTCTCTGCAGTGATGTCCTTTCCGCTTATCGCTCCGATTCTTGAAAATATATTGCTGTTCTCATATTTTCCAAATGAAATACCACCTGATATACACTGACTTACCACCACGATCTCAGTTCCGTTGCTTCTGATTTCCTCAAGGGTCTGCTGTGTTTTTTCACTGCTGAAAATAGTTCCGGAACCGAAAACCTGAAGGATCAGAACCTTCATTTTCGGGATTTCTTTAAAGTGGCTCAGATGCATCCCCGGGAAAATCCTCCAGAACAGAATATCTTCAGAAATATGTTCATCCACATGGAATTCCACATCCGGATCACAGCGGTACAGATTGTCCTTGATAATATTTAAATGAACCCCTGATTGCCCAAGGATAGGGTAGTTCGGGCTTGAATAGGCATCAAAATACTCCGCAGAATATTTCAGGGTTCTGTTCCCCCTTAATAATTTATACTCAAAATACACGGCAACTTCCTGGATCACCGCTTCATCATTTTCATAAAGACTGGCGTAATAAAGGCTGGTCAAAAGATTTTCCTTTGCATCTGTTCTCAG containing:
- a CDS encoding asparaginase; translated protein: MKRKVLLIYTGGTIGMEKDYETGSLRAFDFGNIFEKMPEMKLMECEVFVHPFAKPLDSSDMGPEEWKVIANYILKNYELYDGFLILHGTDTMSYTASALSFMLKGLRKPVIMTGSQLPIGDLRTDAKENLLTSLYYASLYENDEAVIQEVAVYFEYKLLRGNRTLKYSAEYFDAYSSPNYPILGQSGVHLNIIKDNLYRCDPDVEFHVDEHISEDILFWRIFPGMHLSHFKEIPKMKVLILQVFGSGTIFSSEKTQQTLEEIRSNGTEIVVVSQCISGGISFGKYENSNIFSRIGAISGKDITAESAITKAMHLIDNPNYEGTFADNFSRSLCGEITE